In Tepidimicrobium xylanilyticum, one DNA window encodes the following:
- a CDS encoding YjiH family protein, with protein MKEENLYTKPTKKQLLKFIIPSAIGIFLFLFPIPWKDSVNIPLGVISDFFAALIKPAASLGLMIVITISALFSLITYLFKPKFIMDNKLLSKLFVTSPAYIITRILGSIVTIMCYFQVGPEVIISPDTGGTMMGLLETLVAWFFAASFLMPFLMDYGLLELVGTILRDFTRPLFKIPGRATIDLLASWVGNCNVGVVLTSQQYEKGYYTAREAITIATCFSAVSLPFCLVIAAMLGVDDKFIPFYAILCITGVLSVVIMTRIPPLNRYPDEYYPLVGKQIQEEEPEGIKKTQWGLKLAVEKAEKGLNIKQILYNGVETWLGIVFSLTPIVMSFGTLALVLATYTPAFDWLSLPFGYYLKLLGLEEAFKAAPATIVGFADMFIPAILAANIASYKTRFVIGILSLVQIIYMTEVGTLIMTSKMPIGFKGLLAIFIEKTIISLPIIVLLTNLFGITG; from the coding sequence ATGAAGGAAGAAAACCTCTATACAAAACCTACAAAGAAACAATTATTAAAATTTATAATCCCTTCAGCAATAGGAATATTCCTTTTTCTGTTTCCCATTCCATGGAAAGATTCGGTTAACATTCCCTTAGGGGTTATTTCTGATTTCTTTGCAGCCCTCATCAAGCCAGCGGCTTCTCTTGGATTGATGATAGTAATTACGATATCTGCACTCTTTAGTTTAATAACCTATCTATTTAAACCTAAATTTATTATGGATAATAAATTGCTATCAAAGCTATTTGTTACATCACCAGCTTATATTATTACTCGCATATTAGGTTCAATAGTGACAATAATGTGCTACTTCCAAGTTGGTCCTGAAGTAATCATTTCTCCAGATACAGGAGGAACCATGATGGGGTTATTAGAAACCTTAGTGGCTTGGTTCTTCGCAGCATCTTTTTTAATGCCATTTTTGATGGACTATGGACTTTTAGAATTGGTTGGTACAATACTTAGGGATTTTACAAGACCTCTTTTTAAAATTCCTGGCAGAGCTACTATCGATTTGCTTGCTTCTTGGGTTGGAAACTGCAACGTAGGCGTTGTATTGACATCCCAGCAGTATGAAAAGGGTTATTATACGGCAAGGGAAGCCATTACCATTGCTACCTGTTTTTCTGCTGTATCATTGCCATTTTGTCTTGTAATTGCAGCTATGTTAGGGGTAGATGATAAGTTTATACCCTTCTATGCTATTTTATGCATAACGGGAGTATTAAGCGTTGTAATAATGACTAGAATCCCTCCATTAAACAGATACCCAGATGAATATTACCCACTAGTAGGTAAACAAATTCAGGAGGAAGAACCAGAAGGAATTAAAAAAACTCAATGGGGCTTAAAATTGGCTGTAGAAAAGGCAGAAAAAGGCCTTAACATAAAACAAATACTCTATAACGGCGTAGAGACTTGGTTAGGAATAGTATTCTCCCTGACTCCAATAGTAATGTCCTTTGGCACATTAGCACTAGTCCTTGCCACCTATACTCCAGCTTTCGACTGGCTTTCCTTGCCCTTTGGATACTACTTGAAATTATTAGGACTGGAAGAAGCCTTTAAAGCAGCACCTGCTACAATCGTTGGATTTGCAGATATGTTCATACCTGCCATATTAGCAGCAAACATAGCTTCCTATAAGACTCGATTCGTAATAGGAATACTATCATTAGTTCAAATAATCTATATGACTGAAGTCGGCACCCTCATTATGACTTCTAAAATGCCCATAGGATTTAAAGGGCTATTAGCTATTTTCATAGAAAAAACTATTATTTCCCTCCCAATCATCGTACTACTAACTAACCTATTTGGTATAACGGGATAA
- a CDS encoding C-terminal binding protein yields MERHNVYFGGVPGMSQSQIMDMERELKKEIPNINYTFFGEEVLSSEEFIQRCHDAEIIITWDQIMDEKIYSSLKNLKAYCAASIGYDGANVELAEKYKVIVTNAGNYCIEEVATHTIALILACNRKLKLMNESVMRGIWNSGIGDPIKRFSETTVGLYGFGAIGQKVAECLKVFGCKVIATDPFANLEKARSLNVEIVDLESLARESDYISIHAPLLESTKYTFNRELFNIMKDSVCIINTSRGKIIKLEDLYEALHNGKVSFVALDVLENEPPMELEKKIIEHPNAIVTPHAAFSSTAASRDQIANTVQCVKKIINGELPDFIVNPSVINKL; encoded by the coding sequence ATGGAAAGACATAACGTGTATTTTGGTGGCGTTCCCGGAATGAGCCAAAGCCAGATAATGGATATGGAAAGGGAATTAAAAAAGGAAATTCCAAATATCAATTACACCTTTTTTGGTGAAGAAGTACTTTCATCGGAGGAATTCATTCAAAGATGCCATGATGCGGAAATCATCATTACCTGGGACCAGATAATGGATGAAAAAATATATTCTTCACTAAAGAATTTAAAAGCCTATTGTGCTGCCAGCATAGGTTATGATGGAGCCAATGTGGAACTGGCAGAAAAATATAAAGTAATAGTTACAAATGCAGGTAATTACTGTATAGAAGAAGTTGCAACCCACACAATAGCACTAATACTGGCCTGCAATAGGAAATTAAAATTGATGAATGAAAGCGTCATGAGGGGTATTTGGAACAGCGGTATTGGAGATCCAATAAAAAGATTTTCAGAGACTACAGTAGGATTATATGGTTTTGGAGCCATTGGGCAGAAGGTGGCAGAATGTTTAAAGGTTTTCGGCTGCAAGGTCATTGCAACAGACCCCTTTGCCAATTTAGAAAAGGCAAGAAGCTTAAATGTTGAAATAGTCGATTTAGAAAGCTTAGCAAGGGAATCGGATTATATTTCCATCCACGCTCCCCTGTTAGAGAGCACTAAATACACATTTAACAGAGAGCTCTTTAATATTATGAAAGACTCGGTATGCATTATAAATACCTCAAGGGGAAAAATAATAAAGCTGGAAGATTTATATGAAGCCTTACACAATGGGAAGGTATCCTTTGTTGCCTTAGATGTCCTCGAAAACGAACCTCCAATGGAGTTGGAGAAAAAGATCATAGAACACCCTAACGCCATCGTAACTCCCCATGCCGCCTTTAGCTCCACTGCTGCTTCAAGAGACCAAATTGCAAATACGGTACAGTGCGTCAAAAAAATCATAAACGGGGAATTACCTGACTTCATTGTAAACCCTAGTGTCATCAATAAACTATAA
- a CDS encoding pyridoxal phosphate-dependent aminotransferase — MKHRFISKRYWNSITTPMGESVSLFEKFDDIINFSLGDPDFNTPEPIIDLAMEDAKKGHTHYTDSYGDPELRDEITKFYKEEYGLDIKREEIMVTTSGCHAMWLVLEAILDDEDEVIIPDPYFTPYPQQIKLARGKPVFLPTYEEEMFEINVERLERLITNRTKAIIVNTPHNPTGTCYNRRTMQEIAMIAKKYDLIVIADDVYTEFSFEEPFIPMVSLGGMRERTITISSFSKNFAMTGWRIGYILAPDFIVDTVKDINENNVFTAPSVSQRAALHALRLRKKVCPPIINEIKNRMMYAYDRIKRIPKLSTLPPRGSMYMFVNIKETGLNSTEFCDLLLKEAHILTIPGIAFGECGEGFIRLALTIGVSEMEEAFNRVEKLSILNR; from the coding sequence ATGAAGCATAGATTTATATCTAAAAGGTATTGGAATTCAATTACCACACCAATGGGAGAAAGCGTAAGCCTTTTTGAAAAATTCGACGATATTATCAATTTTAGTTTGGGAGATCCAGATTTTAACACCCCTGAACCGATAATCGATTTAGCTATGGAAGATGCTAAAAAAGGCCATACCCATTATACTGATTCTTATGGGGACCCAGAGCTAAGGGATGAAATTACTAAATTCTATAAAGAGGAATATGGATTAGATATTAAGCGGGAAGAGATAATGGTTACTACCAGTGGATGTCATGCAATGTGGCTGGTTTTAGAAGCAATATTAGATGATGAAGATGAGGTAATAATTCCTGATCCCTATTTTACTCCCTATCCTCAGCAGATTAAATTGGCTAGAGGAAAGCCTGTATTTTTGCCAACCTATGAAGAAGAGATGTTTGAAATAAATGTGGAAAGGTTGGAACGGCTAATAACCAACAGGACTAAGGCTATAATAGTTAATACTCCTCATAATCCTACAGGTACATGCTATAATAGGAGGACTATGCAGGAAATTGCCATGATTGCAAAAAAATATGATTTGATAGTTATAGCTGATGATGTGTATACTGAATTTAGTTTTGAGGAACCTTTTATTCCAATGGTTTCCCTTGGAGGAATGAGGGAGAGGACTATTACCATTTCTTCTTTTTCAAAGAATTTTGCTATGACTGGATGGAGAATTGGGTATATATTGGCTCCTGATTTTATAGTCGATACCGTGAAGGATATTAACGAAAACAACGTCTTTACAGCTCCTTCTGTTTCTCAGAGAGCTGCTTTGCATGCCTTAAGGCTGAGAAAGAAGGTCTGTCCACCAATTATAAACGAAATCAAGAATAGGATGATGTATGCCTATGATAGGATAAAACGAATACCAAAACTCTCTACATTACCTCCTAGGGGAAGTATGTACATGTTTGTCAATATAAAGGAAACAGGATTAAACAGCACCGAGTTTTGCGATCTGCTATTGAAGGAAGCCCATATTTTGACCATACCAGGCATAGCCTTTGGGG
- a CDS encoding YjiH family protein: MHNSFERRRFTVSDYLKFIVPSVIGVLLLMFPLKVEGQTTILVALLASTLTGLLEPILPTIILVIIALSGIMAVIYRFFKPAFIENNEFLKSLFSISDFWIAARVVGVILTFLVYFKIGPEYIWSEDTGGLILYDLILGLFSIFFFAGFILPFLTNFGLLEFIGAMITPVMRPIFQLPGRSAIDCIASWVGDGTIGVVITNKQYEEGYYTTKEASVIATTFSAVSITFCLVVLNQVGLAHLFGPYYLAVTLASVIAAIIIPRVPPLSRKKDDYFTGLKRDLGEDIPDGFTTISWGTHLAINRAEQSMNVKHFVTNGITTVLDMWMGVMPVIMAFGTIALIIAEATPVFVWLGKPFIPLLNLLRVPYAVEASQTMVVGFADMFLPSVIGATIPNEMTRFVVAAVSVTQLVYLSEVGAVILGSKIPVSLGELFIIFIERTLITLPIVAIIAHLIF, from the coding sequence ATGCATAATTCCTTTGAAAGGAGAAGATTTACAGTAAGCGACTATTTAAAATTTATTGTGCCTTCAGTTATAGGTGTACTTCTTTTGATGTTCCCATTAAAAGTTGAAGGTCAAACTACTATACTAGTTGCTTTATTGGCAAGTACGCTGACGGGTTTGCTAGAACCTATTTTACCTACCATTATTTTAGTTATCATAGCTTTATCTGGAATTATGGCTGTCATTTACAGATTTTTTAAACCTGCATTTATTGAGAATAATGAGTTTTTAAAATCACTATTTAGCATATCGGACTTTTGGATTGCAGCTAGAGTAGTTGGAGTTATACTTACCTTTTTGGTGTATTTCAAGATAGGACCTGAATATATATGGTCTGAGGATACTGGAGGATTAATACTCTACGATTTGATTTTGGGGCTATTTTCCATATTTTTTTTTGCTGGATTCATATTACCCTTTTTAACAAATTTTGGACTATTGGAGTTTATTGGTGCGATGATAACTCCTGTAATGAGGCCAATATTCCAATTACCAGGACGTTCTGCTATAGACTGTATTGCTTCCTGGGTGGGGGATGGCACCATTGGTGTAGTTATAACCAATAAGCAGTATGAAGAGGGATATTATACTACTAAGGAAGCTTCCGTTATTGCTACTACCTTCTCTGCAGTATCCATTACTTTTTGTCTAGTAGTATTAAACCAGGTAGGTTTAGCCCACCTATTTGGTCCTTATTATTTGGCAGTAACCCTTGCTAGTGTAATTGCAGCCATTATCATACCAAGGGTTCCACCTTTATCTAGAAAAAAAGATGATTATTTTACGGGGCTTAAAAGGGATCTTGGAGAAGATATTCCTGATGGATTTACAACCATTTCATGGGGTACTCATTTAGCTATTAATAGGGCAGAACAAAGTATGAATGTTAAACATTTTGTTACAAATGGAATTACAACCGTTTTAGATATGTGGATGGGAGTGATGCCCGTAATAATGGCCTTTGGTACTATAGCACTTATAATTGCTGAAGCTACTCCTGTATTTGTGTGGTTGGGAAAGCCATTTATTCCATTGCTTAATCTATTAAGGGTGCCTTATGCAGTAGAGGCTTCCCAGACTATGGTAGTTGGTTTTGCAGACATGTTTCTGCCTTCAGTAATTGGAGCTACTATTCCAAATGAGATGACTCGCTTTGTTGTGGCGGCAGTATCCGTTACCCAATTAGTATATCTATCAGAGGTGGGAGCAGTAATATTAGGCTCAAAGATTCCAGTGTCTTTAGGGGAGCTATTTATAATATTTATTGAGAGGACCTTAATTACTTTGCCTATTGTAGCCATAATCGCTCATTTAATATTTTAA